The sequence AATTGTTAATATTATCCGGTCTGGGAACAGTTACCGAACTCAGGGGACCGAATGGAGCTAACTGTGCTGAAACAGAGTTTCCAGCTAGTATTATTACCATTACTAAGGAAGTGATAGCAGTAAGTTTCTTGCTTCTACGAGATAATTTATTTACCCTCGCAATAGTTAATTTACTGATTCTATTAACCGCCGAAATGGTAGTTATTCGTGTTTTTTTGAACAGCCTTAAAACCATAAAAATAAAAAAGAGCGCAGTGAAATTTTGAATTGCTTAAATAACAATGTATTTGGCTCTATTTTATTGTGAGTTATCTTTGACAACTTTGATGCAAAATATTCTCTCTTTGTCAAAATTATTTACAAGCACATAATTTTAGGTCAAAGGTCAAAGGTCAAAGTTTAAAGGCTAAAGGTGTGTATTCGATGCTAAAGACTATTTTGTGATTATTATAAAAGCACTATTTGTTAAACCTTTATTTGTCAGATGATTTATGAATTTGATTTTAAAAATTTAATTACTAAAAACAAGTATAATATCGAAGTGCGCCCAGCAAGCAGCACATCCTACAAAAAATGTAGAGATGTATTGGTGCTACATCTCCAAAGAGATGAAAACACCATTTCGATTTGATTAAACAACATCATAAAATCAATATTTTACGAGTGCTATAAAAAGATAGTTAAAAAATATTAGGGGGCAGACAAAAGCCTGCCCATCCTTTAAAATTTTGAAGTGCATAAACCACAAGGGTTTAGCTTCTTGGGCACACTGCCTGTATCCGGAATCAGTGTTATCCTAGTCTTGCAACTAGCTCCTCAAGCGTGAATTTCGGCACTCCCTGCCGTATATTTATTACTATAGAAAAAAACCCCTGGGAAAATACCCAAACGACAATTTTCTTTACAAAGGTAGCTTTACAATGGGTAAACTAAATCCTTACAATCTGCAAATGCAAATTACCCGGATGTTCGAGCAAGGACAATCATTCTTTGCAACAACGAAAGTGCACGATTGGTTGAAAGAACATAATCAAAATCCTGCCGATTACGATATTCTTTTCCACAAAATTTATCCCAAAAAATCCGTAGCTCCTGGTTCTGAAGAGGAGATGCTTATAGAAATTGAGCTAAAGCGTAAAGACGGGCAGTTAGTAGATTCTTGGCTGCAAGAACAAATAAATCTGCAAGGATAAGTAATTAAAAATCTAAAATTGATAATAAGCTTGTTTGCGGAATTGCGTTTGTTATACTTGGAGGTATTAACAAACGCTTTTTAATATAACTTTTTATTTGTAATGAAAACTAATCGTACTTGGGCGATCGCCTTTTGGTTTTACATCGGAATTATTTTATCAATATCTATGTCTGCTTATTTAAAAATTATTCCAAATGAAATAGAGCGGTTTCCTTATTATGATACTATTTTACATTTTCTCTTAATAGGATTTTCGGCGTTTTTAGGACATTTAGCATTTAATAAACGTAAAATAGATATTTTAAATTTTTCTCTGCCTTTAGTACCTATTATTATCAGCTTTTTTGTTTTAATTGAAGAATGCTTACAAATGTTTTCACCCCATCGTAGCTTTGATTTAGTCGATTTGGCTGCGGATTTTTGCGGTATGGTTGTATTTACTTTGTTAGCAGAAATGGTTAAGCCAAAAGGCTCGTCGGAGAAAAAATTGTAAATACTTCTCCCTCAATCTTTGGCTACGGTGTATACAGAAGTCTTCAAATCCTACCTAGAAGAGAGTTTTGAACTCGGATAAAATCTTCCAAACCCTTGCGAAGAGTTCGCTCCGCTAACGAAGATGTTCCCCGTTCACCCACAAGGGTGAAGCTCAGGGGTTCTCGAAGAGTGGGGTGGAGGAACTTACAACTTGGGTTAAATTGTGGACTAATTCGATGTGGGTAAATTGACTGATTTTTATGACAGCTTCAGTTAAATTGAGGTATGAGTGTCCGAAAACATTAGATTATTTGATGTATATTGAGTAGGGATTATAAAAACCCGTGTTTTTTATGACTTTATTTCTTCTGTTTGTTATCAAATTTACTAGTAATGAATTTTAACTTGGATCAAGCCCTGAAAATTGCGAACAATTTGATTTATGCTAGCGCCAAACGAAATTTGACAGATGTTGAAACAGCAATAATTCAAGGTGCTTGGGAGAAACAAGATTATGGGGAAATTGCCGAGAAGAATAACTATACTTTAAGCTATATAAGTCAAGATGTGGCTCCTAAAC comes from Rivularia sp. PCC 7116 and encodes:
- a CDS encoding VanZ family protein codes for the protein MKTNRTWAIAFWFYIGIILSISMSAYLKIIPNEIERFPYYDTILHFLLIGFSAFLGHLAFNKRKIDILNFSLPLVPIIISFFVLIEECLQMFSPHRSFDLVDLAADFCGMVVFTLLAEMVKPKGSSEKKL